One window from the genome of Anopheles merus strain MAF chromosome 3R, AmerM5.1, whole genome shotgun sequence encodes:
- the LOC121596425 gene encoding uncharacterized protein LOC121596425 isoform X4 has product MCIKFRRTDNENVVSALFPFFASAAASPSTGFYFSVSKLRVTLPISKESYIILRNEPIVNLRLLSVTGSELQRTANAIDQPDVTGYSYAIESPPDTDYLKVDPHTGGLWLTSQIYTLSNVTEFVIVAVNASGGGGSPFAHGVVPAARLTLTIEPVPVAEDTLDRFCEHHPERACFWDTAQYRVAENGPPGWTIGAVGPSFYRRLCPQHRPRYELLSEAIAGSSSSSSNGSSSSSEYLLLDPQDGTLQTKVSYDHDTHAPGPTVQTGVRCTLQQVAADGGSILAAASQTVDRTITVNVLDRNDNLPQLEVANGTDELNHADTRDDTYQVYIDDPHVQLGDSVGYFRIVFTDDDSIPVNTRVHYKLHGDVMDLFHPDCAMYENEHNGGLKQTVFGCKLIFARSGILRKTPYCVTLQAVDQTVEYSPYHYEASATTRGTAANASICLTTNLNRIHEYDLPQPAALTSSGNVHQAAAAPAPPSFYAEGSGFRAEAPKQGRSGRGGGKSKKEAANPARIVYPKEAIVYDTSRKFARITEPNALAQLIQENSADLNFRLVSNPLNAFGITKIAGIIYLKNETAFQNKPESRHELTVAWKNYTVSILVRLRKNPDGVHCAAVPLGPDSAEDFCAAHPNRTSCEGACGLGSLKGPCEYRSQTDLPGLWTEDYPTCSSGLSHCPDGVCDPLEEMGHREKIHICPQDCVYKQDIVGLHHSDKARGIQTASGHCSCRASGHCSCIDTLRIPASFKRSKTTTSSSTTTTTTTSTTTTPSYVEGASTGGGGDVEVFSVGAKNGTENEAGTRHRDRSEDAPPAAVRDGSLYEPGLISGPHASIYLIAIVLIPMVVAVMIVLYCFSRKLTAKNKLLDGSSGANGTIGGMNSISMNLVSNDTEIFNVELPLTTRINEINFKIDYDSKWEFPRTNLILDATLGEGEFGKVLKGFATDLPEKPGITTVAVKMLKTGANSVELLALLSEYQLLQEVNHPNVIRLLGACTKGDTPLLIIEYCQYGSLKNYLRLSRKLEVLNADYENAVEPITVKDILSFAWQISKGMAYLTDIKLVHRDLAARNVLLAEGKVCKISDFGLTRDVYEDDAYLKKSKDRVPVKWMAPESLADHIYTTKSDVWAFGVLCWELITLGASPYPGIPPQNLYNLLKQGYRMECPKNCSEEIYGIVRLCWADDPKQRPSFKHLAGQFELLLGRSAKYLDMEQNSISNPVYCVNVDETDCAKLAICKEEQDRLESLWTPPQYETVDTTSAEMTGRYQTPSAMAVAAVISELNDDKKQLLLQSYDTPRPLIETATIEQKLRYENDVRLRPKKLSNGSGSSSPGENEDRQHHSRPCTNAVRSSSISPPRCLRNHFEETSFITRHNADRDTACCSSSSSSTSGGGGGGAGGASGCCGNSSGEYDSPSRQPRRVVSYVDMNKNSRQLNANLEINHMIDKKQSKDIALRFSTVDNELQLVLVEPIAHSTPYGKNIPIESDVLLQQKQNNVDSKTSAAAGPGAAAPLAVVEYTEVVKKHSAGGGGGGQGAEQIGLTLTSTV; this is encoded by the exons cagcagcagcatcaccatcgACCGGGTTTTACTTCTCCGTCTCGAAACTCCGTGTTACGCTGCCCATCTCGAAGGAGTCGTACATCATCCTACGCAACGAACCGATCGTCAACTTGCGGCTGCTGTCCGTGACGGGTAGCGAACTGCAACGAACCGCAAATGCCATCGACCAACCTGATGTGACCGGTTACAGTTACGCCATCGAGAGCCCGCCCGACACCGACTACCTGAAGGTGGACCCGCACACGGGCGGACTGTGGCTAACGTCCCAAATCTACACCCTGTCGAACGTCACCGAGTTTGTCATCGTGGCGGTCAACgcgagcggtggtggtggttcacCCTTCGCCCATGGCGTTGTACCAGCCGCTCGACTAACGCTTACGATTGAGCCAGTGCCGGTGGCGGAGGATACACTCGACCGCTTCTGTGAGCATCATCCCGAGCGGGCATGCTTCTGGGACACGGCCCAGTACCGGGTGGCTGAGAATGGACCGCCGGGGTGGACGATCGGTGCCGTTGGTCCGTCGTTCTATCGGCGGCTTTGTCCACAGCATCGTCCCCGGTACGAGTTACTGTCCGAGGCGATtgctggcagcagcagcagcagcagcaatggtagcagtagcagcagcgagTATTTGCTGCTAGACCCGCAAGATGGAACACTGCAAACGAAGGTTTCGTACGATcacgacacacacgcaccgggACCGACTGTGCAGACGGGTGTGCGGTGCACGCTGCAACAGGTAGCTGCGGATGGTGGGTCCATTTTGGCTGCCGCATCGCAAACGGTTGACCGAACGATCACGGTGAATGTGCTGGATCGGAACGATAATTTGCCCCAGCTGGAGGTGGCGAATGGGACGGATGAGTTAAACCACGCCGACACCAGAGACGACACCTATCAGGTCTATATCGATGATCCACATGTTCAACTG GGCGATAGTGTTGGCTACTTCCGGATCGTATTCACCGACGACGACTCCATCCCGGTCAACACCCGCGTCCACTACAAACTGCACGGCGACGTGATGGACCTGTTCCATCCGGACTGTGCGATGTACGAAAATGAGCACAACGGAGGCTTGAAGCAGACCGTCTTTGGATGCA AGCTAATTTTCGCTCGTTCCGGAATTCTGCGAAAAACTCCCTACTGTGTCACGCTGCAGGCGGTGGATCAAACGGTAGAGTATTCTCCGTACCACTACGAGGCATCCGCCACCACCCGGGGCACGGCAGCGAATGCGTCCATCTGTCTGACGACCAACCTGAATCGCATCCACGAGTACGACCTGCCACAGCCAGCAGCGCTGACGAGCAGCGGGAACGTCcaccaggcagcagcagcaccagcgccTCCTTCCTTTTACGCTGAAGGTAGTGGCTTCCGTGCCGAAGCACCGAAGCAGGGTAGAAGCGGCCGGGGTGGTGGTAAGAGCAAAAAGGAAGCAGCGAACCCGGCCAGGATTGTCTACCCGAAGGAAGCGATAGTGTACGACACGTCGCGCAAGTTTGCTCGCATCACGGAACCGAACGCGCTCGCACAGCTGATCCAGGAGAACAGTGCCGACCTAAACTTCCGGCTCGTGAGCAATCCACTCAACGCGTTCGGCATCACGAAGATTGCGGGCATAATCTATCTGAAGAACGAGACCGCCTTCCAGAACAAGCCGGAAAGCCGGCACGAGCTAACGGTGGCATGGAAAAATTACACCGTCAGCATACTGGTTCGGTTGCGCAAAAACCCGGACGGTGTGCACTGTGCAGCGGTGCCGCTCGGACCAGACTCGGCGGAAGATTTCTGTGCCGCCCATCCGAACCGTACCAGCTGTGAGGGTGCGTGCGGACTGGGCAGTCTCAAGGGCCCGTGCGAGTATCGCTCGCAGACGGATCTGCCCGGCCTGTGGACCGAAGACTATCCGACCTGCTCGTCCGGGCTGTCCCACTGTCCGGACGGGGTGTGCGATCCGCTGGAGGAGATGGGCCACCGGGAGAAGATTCACATCTGTCCGCAGGATTGTGTGTACAAGCAGGACATCGTGGGGCTGCACCATTCGGACAAGGCGCGTGGCATTCAGACCGCATCGGGGCACTGCAGCTGCCGTGCGTCGGGGCACTGTAGCTGCATCGACACGTTGCGCATACCGGCATCGTTTAAGCGAAGCAAAACGACAACATCCAGCTCAACTACAACGACCACTACTACCTCCACCACGACAACGCCATCGTACGTTGAGGGCGCATCGACGGGAGGTGGCGGTGATGTGGAAGTGTTTTCTGTTGGTGCGAAAAATGGCACCGAAAACGAGGCCGGGACACGACACCGCGATCGGTCGGAGGATGCACCACCGGCCGCGGTACGGGATGGCAGCCTGTATGAGCCGGGGCTGATCAGTGGACCGCACGCATCGATCTATCTGATCGCGATCGTGCTGATACCGATGGTGGTGGCCGTGATGATCGTGCTGTACTGCTTCAGTCGGAAGTTGACGGCGAAAAACAAGCTGCTGGATGGGAGCAGCGGTGCAAACGGTACGATCGGTGGCATGAACAGCATCAGCATGAACCTGGTCAGCAACGATACGGAGATTTTCAACGTGGAACTGCCGCTGACGACACGCATCAATGAGATCAACTTTAAAATCGAT TACGACTCAAAGTGGGAATTTCCCCGCACGAATCTAATACTCGACGCTACGCTCGGCGAGGGCGAGTTTGGCAAGGTGCTGAAGGGGTTTGCCACCGATCTGCCCGAAAAACCGGGCATCACGACCGTGGCGGTGAAGATGCTGAAAACGGGCGCCAATTCGGTCGAACTGCTCGCATTACTGTCCGAGTATCAGCTGCTGCAGGAGGTGAACCATCCCAATGTGATCCGGCTGCTCGGCGCGTGCACCAAAGGGGATACGCCACTGCTAATCATTGAGTACTGTCAGTATGGATCGTTGAA AAACTACCTTCGCCTTAGCCGCAAGCTGGAGGTGCTGAATGCGGACTACGAGAACGCGGTCGAACCGATCACGGTCAAGGACATCCTATCGTTCGCCTGGCAGATCAGCAAAGGGATGGCCTACCTGACCGACATCAAGCTGGTGCACCGGGATCTGGCCGCCCGCAACGTGCTGCTGGCCGAGGGTAAGGTGTGCAAGATTTCCGACTTCGGTCTGACGCGCGACGTGTACGAGGACGATGCGTATCTGAAGAAGAGCAAGGACCGGGTGCCGGTCAAGTGGATGGCACCGGAATCGCTGGCCGATCACATCTACACGACCAAGAGCGACGTGTGGGCGTTCGGGGTGCTGTGCTGGGAGCTGATCACGCTCGGGGCGTCGCCCTACCCGGGCATACCGCCCCAGAATCTGTACAACCTACTGAAGCAGGGCTACCGGATGGAGTGTCCGAAGAACTGTTCCGAAGAAAT TTACGGCATCGTGCGTTTGTGTTGGGCCGATGATCCTAAGCAGCGCCCCAGCTTCAAGCATTTGGCCGGTCAGTttgagctgctgctggggcgCAGTGCAAAGTATCTCGATATGGAGCAAAACTCCATCTCCAATCCGGTCTATTGCGTTAACGTCGATG AAACCGATTGTGCGAAGCTTGCCATCTGCAAGGAGGAACAGGACCGGCTCGAAAGCCTCTGGACACCACCCCAGTACGAAACGGTGGACACGACAAGCGCTGAAATGACCGGACGCTACCAAACGCCCTCCGCAATGGCCGTGGCGGCCGTCATATCGGAGCTAAACGACGACAAGAAGCAGCTGCTACTGCAAAGCTACGACACGCCGCGCCCGCTCATCGAAACGGCCACGATCGAGCAGAAGCTGCGGTACGAAAACGATGTGCGCTTGAGGCCGAAAAAGCTTAGCAATGGCAGCGGATCGTCCTCGCCGGGTGAGAACGAGGATCGGCAGCACCACTCCCGTCCGTGCACGAATGCGGTACGCTCGTCCTCGATCAGTCCACCGCGCTGCCTGCGGAACCATTTCGAGGAAACGTCCTTCATAACGAGACACAATGCTGATCGCGATACGGCTTGttgtagcagtagcagcagtagcaccagtggtggtggtggtggtggtgctggcggTGCCAGTGGTTGTTGCGGCAACAGTAGCGGCGAGTACGATTCACCCAGCCGACAGCCACGGCGGGTCGTTTCGTACGTGGACATGAACAAAAACAGCCGCCAGCTGAACGCGAACCTCGAGATCAATCACATGATCGACAAGAAACAGTCCAAAGATATTGCCTTACGATTTTCGACCGTCGATAACGAGCTgcagctggtgctggtggaacCGATCGCCCACAGCACACCGTACGGGAAGAACATTCCGATCGAGTCGGACGTGTTgctgcagcagaagcagaacaACGTGGATAGCAAAACCTCCGCCGCTGCTGGGCCAGGGGCGGCTGCTCCACTTGCAGTGGTGGAGTACACGGAGGTGGTGAAAAAGCATTcggcaggaggaggaggaggaggccaAGGAGCGGAACAGATAGGACTAACGCTTACCTCGACGGTTTAA
- the LOC121596425 gene encoding uncharacterized protein LOC121596425 isoform X2, giving the protein MLPLLGHLTAHREQDSEHHHRILRRKQLPSAKRTSSRERRRQMMLGMVLLAVALCLLLPTKTHAAAASPSTGFYFSVSKLRVTLPISKESYIILRNEPIVNLRLLSVTGSELQRTANAIDQPDVTGYSYAIESPPDTDYLKVDPHTGGLWLTSQIYTLSNVTEFVIVAVNASGGGGSPFAHGVVPAARLTLTIEPVPVAEDTLDRFCEHHPERACFWDTAQYRVAENGPPGWTIGAVGPSFYRRLCPQHRPRYELLSEAIAGSSSSSSNGSSSSSEYLLLDPQDGTLQTKVSYDHDTHAPGPTVQTGVRCTLQQVAADGGSILAAASQTVDRTITVNVLDRNDNLPQLEVANGTDELNHADTRDDTYQVYIDDPHVQLGDSVGYFRIVFTDDDSIPVNTRVHYKLHGDVMDLFHPDCAMYENEHNGGLKQTVFGCKLIFARSGILRKTPYCVTLQAVDQTVEYSPYHYEASATTRGTAANASICLTTNLNRIHEYDLPQPAALTSSGNVHQAAAAPAPPSFYAEGSGFRAEAPKQGRSGRGGGKSKKEAANPARIVYPKEAIVYDTSRKFARITEPNALAQLIQENSADLNFRLVSNPLNAFGITKIAGIIYLKNETAFQNKPESRHELTVAWKNYTVSILVRLRKNPDGVHCAAVPLGPDSAEDFCAAHPNRTSCEGACGLGSLKGPCEYRSQTDLPGLWTEDYPTCSSGLSHCPDGVCDPLEEMGHREKIHICPQDCVYKQDIVGLHHSDKARGIQTASGHCSCRASGHCSCIDTLRIPASFKRSKTTTSSSTTTTTTTSTTTTPSYVEGASTGGGGDVEVFSVGAKNGTENEAGTRHRDRSEDAPPAAVRDGSLYEPGLISGPHASIYLIAIVLIPMVVAVMIVLYCFSRKLTAKNKLLDGSSGANGTIGGMNSISMNLVSNDTEIFNVELPLTTRINEINFKIDYDSKWEFPRTNLILDATLGEGEFGKVLKGFATDLPEKPGITTVAVKMLKTGANSVELLALLSEYQLLQEVNHPNVIRLLGACTKGDTPLLIIEYCQYGSLKNYLRLSRKLEVLNADYENAVEPITVKDILSFAWQISKGMAYLTDIKLVHRDLAARNVLLAEGKVCKISDFGLTRDVYEDDAYLKKSKDRVPVKWMAPESLADHIYTTKSDVWAFGVLCWELITLGASPYPGIPPQNLYNLLKQGYRMECPKNCSEEIYGIVRLCWADDPKQRPSFKHLAGQFELLLGRSAKYLDMEQNSISNPVYCVNVDETDCAKLAICKEEQDRLESLWTPPQYETVDTTSAEMTGRYQTPSAMAVAAVISELNDDKKQLLLQSYDTPRPLIETATIEQKLRYENDVRLRPKKLSNGSGSSSPGENEDRQHHSRPCTNAVRSSSISPPRCLRNHFEETSFITRHNADRDTACCSSSSSSTSGGGGGGAGGASGCCGNSSGEYDSPSRQPRRVVSYVDMNKNSRQLNANLEINHMIDKKQSKDIALRFSTVDNELQLVLVEPIAHSTPYGKNIPIESDVLLQQKQNNVDSKTSAAAGPGAAAPLAVVEYTEVVKKHSAGGGGGGQGAEQIGLTLTSTV; this is encoded by the exons cagcagcagcatcaccatcgACCGGGTTTTACTTCTCCGTCTCGAAACTCCGTGTTACGCTGCCCATCTCGAAGGAGTCGTACATCATCCTACGCAACGAACCGATCGTCAACTTGCGGCTGCTGTCCGTGACGGGTAGCGAACTGCAACGAACCGCAAATGCCATCGACCAACCTGATGTGACCGGTTACAGTTACGCCATCGAGAGCCCGCCCGACACCGACTACCTGAAGGTGGACCCGCACACGGGCGGACTGTGGCTAACGTCCCAAATCTACACCCTGTCGAACGTCACCGAGTTTGTCATCGTGGCGGTCAACgcgagcggtggtggtggttcacCCTTCGCCCATGGCGTTGTACCAGCCGCTCGACTAACGCTTACGATTGAGCCAGTGCCGGTGGCGGAGGATACACTCGACCGCTTCTGTGAGCATCATCCCGAGCGGGCATGCTTCTGGGACACGGCCCAGTACCGGGTGGCTGAGAATGGACCGCCGGGGTGGACGATCGGTGCCGTTGGTCCGTCGTTCTATCGGCGGCTTTGTCCACAGCATCGTCCCCGGTACGAGTTACTGTCCGAGGCGATtgctggcagcagcagcagcagcagcaatggtagcagtagcagcagcgagTATTTGCTGCTAGACCCGCAAGATGGAACACTGCAAACGAAGGTTTCGTACGATcacgacacacacgcaccgggACCGACTGTGCAGACGGGTGTGCGGTGCACGCTGCAACAGGTAGCTGCGGATGGTGGGTCCATTTTGGCTGCCGCATCGCAAACGGTTGACCGAACGATCACGGTGAATGTGCTGGATCGGAACGATAATTTGCCCCAGCTGGAGGTGGCGAATGGGACGGATGAGTTAAACCACGCCGACACCAGAGACGACACCTATCAGGTCTATATCGATGATCCACATGTTCAACTG GGCGATAGTGTTGGCTACTTCCGGATCGTATTCACCGACGACGACTCCATCCCGGTCAACACCCGCGTCCACTACAAACTGCACGGCGACGTGATGGACCTGTTCCATCCGGACTGTGCGATGTACGAAAATGAGCACAACGGAGGCTTGAAGCAGACCGTCTTTGGATGCA AGCTAATTTTCGCTCGTTCCGGAATTCTGCGAAAAACTCCCTACTGTGTCACGCTGCAGGCGGTGGATCAAACGGTAGAGTATTCTCCGTACCACTACGAGGCATCCGCCACCACCCGGGGCACGGCAGCGAATGCGTCCATCTGTCTGACGACCAACCTGAATCGCATCCACGAGTACGACCTGCCACAGCCAGCAGCGCTGACGAGCAGCGGGAACGTCcaccaggcagcagcagcaccagcgccTCCTTCCTTTTACGCTGAAGGTAGTGGCTTCCGTGCCGAAGCACCGAAGCAGGGTAGAAGCGGCCGGGGTGGTGGTAAGAGCAAAAAGGAAGCAGCGAACCCGGCCAGGATTGTCTACCCGAAGGAAGCGATAGTGTACGACACGTCGCGCAAGTTTGCTCGCATCACGGAACCGAACGCGCTCGCACAGCTGATCCAGGAGAACAGTGCCGACCTAAACTTCCGGCTCGTGAGCAATCCACTCAACGCGTTCGGCATCACGAAGATTGCGGGCATAATCTATCTGAAGAACGAGACCGCCTTCCAGAACAAGCCGGAAAGCCGGCACGAGCTAACGGTGGCATGGAAAAATTACACCGTCAGCATACTGGTTCGGTTGCGCAAAAACCCGGACGGTGTGCACTGTGCAGCGGTGCCGCTCGGACCAGACTCGGCGGAAGATTTCTGTGCCGCCCATCCGAACCGTACCAGCTGTGAGGGTGCGTGCGGACTGGGCAGTCTCAAGGGCCCGTGCGAGTATCGCTCGCAGACGGATCTGCCCGGCCTGTGGACCGAAGACTATCCGACCTGCTCGTCCGGGCTGTCCCACTGTCCGGACGGGGTGTGCGATCCGCTGGAGGAGATGGGCCACCGGGAGAAGATTCACATCTGTCCGCAGGATTGTGTGTACAAGCAGGACATCGTGGGGCTGCACCATTCGGACAAGGCGCGTGGCATTCAGACCGCATCGGGGCACTGCAGCTGCCGTGCGTCGGGGCACTGTAGCTGCATCGACACGTTGCGCATACCGGCATCGTTTAAGCGAAGCAAAACGACAACATCCAGCTCAACTACAACGACCACTACTACCTCCACCACGACAACGCCATCGTACGTTGAGGGCGCATCGACGGGAGGTGGCGGTGATGTGGAAGTGTTTTCTGTTGGTGCGAAAAATGGCACCGAAAACGAGGCCGGGACACGACACCGCGATCGGTCGGAGGATGCACCACCGGCCGCGGTACGGGATGGCAGCCTGTATGAGCCGGGGCTGATCAGTGGACCGCACGCATCGATCTATCTGATCGCGATCGTGCTGATACCGATGGTGGTGGCCGTGATGATCGTGCTGTACTGCTTCAGTCGGAAGTTGACGGCGAAAAACAAGCTGCTGGATGGGAGCAGCGGTGCAAACGGTACGATCGGTGGCATGAACAGCATCAGCATGAACCTGGTCAGCAACGATACGGAGATTTTCAACGTGGAACTGCCGCTGACGACACGCATCAATGAGATCAACTTTAAAATCGAT TACGACTCAAAGTGGGAATTTCCCCGCACGAATCTAATACTCGACGCTACGCTCGGCGAGGGCGAGTTTGGCAAGGTGCTGAAGGGGTTTGCCACCGATCTGCCCGAAAAACCGGGCATCACGACCGTGGCGGTGAAGATGCTGAAAACGGGCGCCAATTCGGTCGAACTGCTCGCATTACTGTCCGAGTATCAGCTGCTGCAGGAGGTGAACCATCCCAATGTGATCCGGCTGCTCGGCGCGTGCACCAAAGGGGATACGCCACTGCTAATCATTGAGTACTGTCAGTATGGATCGTTGAA AAACTACCTTCGCCTTAGCCGCAAGCTGGAGGTGCTGAATGCGGACTACGAGAACGCGGTCGAACCGATCACGGTCAAGGACATCCTATCGTTCGCCTGGCAGATCAGCAAAGGGATGGCCTACCTGACCGACATCAAGCTGGTGCACCGGGATCTGGCCGCCCGCAACGTGCTGCTGGCCGAGGGTAAGGTGTGCAAGATTTCCGACTTCGGTCTGACGCGCGACGTGTACGAGGACGATGCGTATCTGAAGAAGAGCAAGGACCGGGTGCCGGTCAAGTGGATGGCACCGGAATCGCTGGCCGATCACATCTACACGACCAAGAGCGACGTGTGGGCGTTCGGGGTGCTGTGCTGGGAGCTGATCACGCTCGGGGCGTCGCCCTACCCGGGCATACCGCCCCAGAATCTGTACAACCTACTGAAGCAGGGCTACCGGATGGAGTGTCCGAAGAACTGTTCCGAAGAAAT TTACGGCATCGTGCGTTTGTGTTGGGCCGATGATCCTAAGCAGCGCCCCAGCTTCAAGCATTTGGCCGGTCAGTttgagctgctgctggggcgCAGTGCAAAGTATCTCGATATGGAGCAAAACTCCATCTCCAATCCGGTCTATTGCGTTAACGTCGATG AAACCGATTGTGCGAAGCTTGCCATCTGCAAGGAGGAACAGGACCGGCTCGAAAGCCTCTGGACACCACCCCAGTACGAAACGGTGGACACGACAAGCGCTGAAATGACCGGACGCTACCAAACGCCCTCCGCAATGGCCGTGGCGGCCGTCATATCGGAGCTAAACGACGACAAGAAGCAGCTGCTACTGCAAAGCTACGACACGCCGCGCCCGCTCATCGAAACGGCCACGATCGAGCAGAAGCTGCGGTACGAAAACGATGTGCGCTTGAGGCCGAAAAAGCTTAGCAATGGCAGCGGATCGTCCTCGCCGGGTGAGAACGAGGATCGGCAGCACCACTCCCGTCCGTGCACGAATGCGGTACGCTCGTCCTCGATCAGTCCACCGCGCTGCCTGCGGAACCATTTCGAGGAAACGTCCTTCATAACGAGACACAATGCTGATCGCGATACGGCTTGttgtagcagtagcagcagtagcaccagtggtggtggtggtggtggtgctggcggTGCCAGTGGTTGTTGCGGCAACAGTAGCGGCGAGTACGATTCACCCAGCCGACAGCCACGGCGGGTCGTTTCGTACGTGGACATGAACAAAAACAGCCGCCAGCTGAACGCGAACCTCGAGATCAATCACATGATCGACAAGAAACAGTCCAAAGATATTGCCTTACGATTTTCGACCGTCGATAACGAGCTgcagctggtgctggtggaacCGATCGCCCACAGCACACCGTACGGGAAGAACATTCCGATCGAGTCGGACGTGTTgctgcagcagaagcagaacaACGTGGATAGCAAAACCTCCGCCGCTGCTGGGCCAGGGGCGGCTGCTCCACTTGCAGTGGTGGAGTACACGGAGGTGGTGAAAAAGCATTcggcaggaggaggaggaggaggccaAGGAGCGGAACAGATAGGACTAACGCTTACCTCGACGGTTTAA